Within Streptomyces sp. SS1-1, the genomic segment ACACGTACATACGGTCACGGCTGGCCGTATCCGTCCAGGAAGCGGCCGATCCGGCCCATCGCGTCCCGCAGGTCGGTGGCCGTGGGCAGGGTCACCACCCGGAAGTGGTCCGGTTCCGGCCAGTTGAAGCCGGTGCCCTGCACGACCATGATCTTCTCGCTGCGCAGCAGGTCCAGGACCATCTGCCGGTCGTCCTTGATCTTGAAGACCTTGGGGTCCAGGCGCGGGAAGAGGTAGAGCGCGCCCTTCGGGCGGACACAGCTCACGCCCGGGATGGCGGTCAGCAACTCGTAGGCGACGTCCATCTGCTCCTTGAGCCGCCCGCCCGGCAGCACCAGGTCGTTGATGGTCTGCCGGCCGCTCAGGGCGGCGACGACCCCGTGCTGACCCGGCATGTTCGCGCACAGCCGCATGTTCGCCAGGATGGTCAGGCCCTCGATGTAGGAGTCCGCGTGCGCGCGCGGGCCCGAGATCGCCATCCAGCCCACCCGGTAGCCGGCCACCCGGTACGCCTTCGACATGCCGTTGAAGGTGAGGGTCAGCAGGTCGGGGGCGACGGCGGCGGTCGGGGTGTGCCGGGCGCCGTCGTAGAGGATCTTGTCGTAGATCTCGTCGGAGCAGACGAGCAGGTTGTGCCGCCGCGCGATGTCCGTCAGCCCGCGCAGGACGGCCTCGTCGTACACCGCCCCCGTCGGGTTGTTGGGGTTGATGATGACGATCGCCTTGGTGCGGTCGGTGACCTTGCGCTCGACGTCGGCGAGATCGGGCATCCAGTCGGACTGCTCGTCGCACCGGTAGTGCACGGCGGTGCCGCCGGACAGGGAGACGGCCGCGGTCCACAGGGGGTAGTCCGGCGCCGGGACCAGCACCTCGTCCCCGTCGTCGAGGAGTCCCTGCATCGCCATGACGATCAGCTCGGAGACGCCGTTGCCGATGAAGACGTGCTCGACGTCGGTCTCGATGCCGAGGGTCTGGTTGTGCATGACGACGGCCCGGCGCGCGGCCAGCAGGCCCTTCGCGTCGCCGTAGCCATGGGCCGACGACACGTTGCGGAGGACGTCCTCCAGGATCTCGGGCGGGCACTCGAAGCCGAACGCTGCAGGGTTGCCGGTGTTCAGCTTGAGGATCCGATGCCCCGCCGACTCGAGCCGCATCGCCTCCTCGAGCACCGGGCCCCGGATCTCGTAACAGACGTTGGCGAGCTTGGTCGACTGGATCACCTGCATGGCAGGAGCTTACGGCCCGGTAAGCCGGGTTGCGTCGTGTTTCCCGCCACGTGAGACCCGATGGTTTGGGCTGATATCGCCGCTACAGTCTCGGCGGCCCCTCCCGCCCCTGCTCCGCGGCCCCGTCCAGGCCGCTTGAGCGTGAGGACCGCAACGCCCCAGG encodes:
- a CDS encoding pyridoxal phosphate-dependent aminotransferase, which gives rise to MQVIQSTKLANVCYEIRGPVLEEAMRLESAGHRILKLNTGNPAAFGFECPPEILEDVLRNVSSAHGYGDAKGLLAARRAVVMHNQTLGIETDVEHVFIGNGVSELIVMAMQGLLDDGDEVLVPAPDYPLWTAAVSLSGGTAVHYRCDEQSDWMPDLADVERKVTDRTKAIVIINPNNPTGAVYDEAVLRGLTDIARRHNLLVCSDEIYDKILYDGARHTPTAAVAPDLLTLTFNGMSKAYRVAGYRVGWMAISGPRAHADSYIEGLTILANMRLCANMPGQHGVVAALSGRQTINDLVLPGGRLKEQMDVAYELLTAIPGVSCVRPKGALYLFPRLDPKVFKIKDDRQMVLDLLRSEKIMVVQGTGFNWPEPDHFRVVTLPTATDLRDAMGRIGRFLDGYGQP